The following is a genomic window from Daphnia magna isolate NIES linkage group LG4, ASM2063170v1.1, whole genome shotgun sequence.
TGCTGAAGGACCCACGGGCATTCTCTTCTCGTGAGTGTGAGCGTTTGTTTGGCTCAAAATTCATAGACGTCATGGTAAAAGAAGTTGATGACGACGCCAAGTTGACGAAAATCGGACGCGATGGCGGTCCCTCGCACAGCCAGAATGGTGGCAATTCCAATCGGCGCAATGGCGGCCGCATTCAAAGCTCGTACGTCAGCCGTAAAAACCAGAGTAGTGGTTTCAACAAAGGCGGGAAGAGCGACAAGGGGAACCCCTACTTCAGGCAGATGGCCCAGGGCGCCAACAACAGGTATGTCTGTTCTTCTCATGGTTTCACACCCCctatttttctgaaaatgtcTCCCATTCAGTCACATGTTGGGGGTCGTTTGAGAAAATGCGCAGACGCATGGCTCTCTCTTTCTGATGATCAATGGATCTTGTCTACAGTCAATCACGGTTATGCCATTGACTTTGTTAAACCCCCCGTCCAACATTTCACCCCTTCAGGGTGTATTATGTCTATAGAGATGGAAATTGTCTGCGACCAGGAAATCACATCTTTACTGGCAAAAGGTGCAATTAGGCATGTTAATTCTAACTCTTCCGACAGTTTCATTTCCAACATGTTTGCCGTTCCAAAGAAATCGGGGGGTTGGCGGCCTatcattaatttaaaatgtCTGAATGCATTCATCTCTTACCagcattttaaaatggaaggTCTGGATTGCGTCAAATACCTTCTTCAACATAGTGATTGGATGGTAAAACTTGATTTACAGGATGCTTATCTTTTAGTGCCCCTGTCACCCGAGCACTTTAAGTTTCTCCGTTTCTTTTGGAAAGGCAACCTCTATGAGTATCTCTGTCTCGCTTTTGGCCTCTGTTCAGCCCCGCGAGTCTTTACGAAACTTTTAAAACCTGTTGTGGCCTATTTACGCGAGCGTGGAATCCGGTTAATCATTTACCTTGACGATTTGCTTATCTTAAACCAATCTAGGGATGGTCTTCTCGCTGACCTCGAGTTCATTATCAGCCTATTAGAATCACTGGGTTTCAtaatcaatttaaaaaaatcggtTATTGTGCCTCAACAAATCATTGAGTATCTGGGCATGATGGTTAACTCTCTTAGCCTATCTTTCTCATTGCCCCCGGATAAAGTAAAATCTATTGTAAAACTTTGCAACGACATTATGTCGGATAAGGCTGGGCGAGTAAAATTGCGGGACCTGGCCAAGGTCATGGGGAATTTTTCGTGGGCTATCACCTCAGTCCCCTTTGCTCAAGGCCATTTTAGGAAATTACAAAATTTCTATCTGTCGCAAGCCCATGGGGATTTAAACAAAATGGTTTTTCTCACTGAACCCGCCAAGGCCGATTTGGTTTGGTGGGCATCTCATCTCAAACTTTGTAATGGCAAATCCTTTTTTCCTGATAATCctgatttgattattttttctgACGCTTCCCTTACCGGCTGGGGTGCAGTTTGCGATGGCTCTCGGTCTCGGGGACCTTGGACAAAGGCCGATGCAGATCGGCATATTAACGAATTGGAGCTTTTAGCTGCATATTTTTCGTTACAAGCATTTGCATACGCCTCAGAAAGCATTTCTATTCAGTTATTCTTAGATAACTCCACAGCAGTCGCTTATATTAATAAGTGTGGGGGTACGCATTCAAGAGCTCTTTCTATCATCGCGGCTCAGATCATTCAATTGTGTGAAGCTCGCAATATTCGCATTTTGGCCTCGCATTTACCGGGAAATTCTAACGTTATTGCAGACGAGGAGTCGAGGACGGCGCCCGACTCGAGCGATTGGATGCTGCTGCAAGACAGGTTCAAACAACTATCGAACATTTAGACTGTACAAATCGACCTCTTTGCGTCGGCCTGGAACGCTCAGCTTCCCAATTTCGTGAGTTGGCTACCGCAACCCAAAGCTTCGGCGATCAACGCATTCGCATTGAATTGGCGGAAGTTCCTCGGCTACGCCTTTCCCCCATTTGCTCTCATCCCACGCTGCTTGTCCAagataaagaaagagaaggcGGATCTTGTTCTCGTGGGCCCTCTTTGGCCCTCTCAGCCTTGGTTCCCCCTTCTATTGCAAATGTCGATCGAATTTCCTCGAATTCTAACCCCGCATCGACTCTTGTTACACTCGCCAATGCTAGAGCCACACCCGTTAATTCAGTCAAAGAAATTCCTTCTAGTCGCGTGGTAATTGTCAGGCGACGTTTTGAAAGTAAAGGATTTTCAAAAGAGACTGTCGACCTTCTCATGGAATGTGTCCGTGAGTCCACAACAGCTAGTTACGAGTCCGCCTGGAAGAATTGGGTTAATTGGAACCACGAACAGGGTTCGGATCCcttgtcttcttctttgataACCATTCTGCAATTTCTGACAGATTTGGCTAATTCTAATTCCTCATACAGTTCCGTCAATACATCTCGTTCAATGCTTTCCTCCACTCTCGACCCCATTGACGGATACAAAATAGGGGAACACCCTACTGTTGTGCAATTGCTAAAAGGCTGTTTTAATCGTAAGCCTCCTAAAGCCAGATATAATTCCCTTTGGGATCCAGAGATTGTCTTAATTTATTTGGACTCCTTGCCCAATAATTCCGATCTCGGTGCCGCTGTCTTATCTAAAAAATTAGCCACTTTATTGGCTCTAGCCACTATCTCTCGTGTATCTGAAATTATGTCTATTTCCTTTCattcattaagattttccccaaCAGCAGCCAGTTTCTCCCTCACCCGACCGAAGAAAGCGCAGCACTCGGGTCCACTTAAATCATTCGTGCTACCTCGTTTTAAAGGCAAATGTTGCCCGGTGGAGTGCCTTGTGTCTTATGTTGCTATCTCTAGAGAATGGAGAGATCCAGACTCGTCTGCTCTCTTTTTGTCAATTAGAAGACCTCACAAACCAGTCGGTTCGTCTACATTGGGTCGCTGGATCAAGACGTGTTTATCCGACGCTGGTCTAGACCCGTCATCGTTTTCTGCTCACTCTACCCGCGATGCTGCTGCCTCTAAAGCTGTAAAGCAAGGTATCCCGGTGGATACCGTCCTTAAAACAGCTAACTGGTCGAGAGAATcgacatttcaaaaattttatcatcGCGAGTTAGTTGGTACCACGGTAACGGAAGCAGTGTTAACTCAAATAAGTTCCGAGTGATTGATCTTTGAAGTCACCGTTAAAGTGAGTATTGTATTGGGAGTGTAATTGTTAATTCCACGAGGTCGCGAAGCGACCGAAGTGTAATTTTAATTAGAGGACTAATTAAAATACGAGACTTTAACGGTCTCTATTTCCCACCCAGCAGCCATTTAATtaatcattgaaaaaaaaaaaaaaaaaaatcattttttgttttcctttcagAGGTGGCAACAAAAACTTCAAGAACAACCAACGCAGCTAATCACCGGGTTGTCTTGTTCCAGAGGTCAAGAACTCTTCAGAAatcattcatttgttttgtttatttatgttCTAACCTCTTACACCCCTCGAACTTATTTGTGTTTTATATGTAAAGAGTTCTGAGGTAGTGACGGGTATTCTCCCGTATGCGGGCGATGGCGCTGCTATCGCTTCTTGGGAGGAGCTAAATACAGTGTTCCACACCGTTAAAGTCTCGTATTTTAATTAGTCCTCTAATTAAAATTCCACTTCGGTCACTTCGCGACCTCGTGGAATTAACAATTCGAGGCGAACTGACGTGCGCTTGACCGTGGCTATACCAACACCAATCGGCTGATGGGCTCGAAGGTCTTACCAAACCAGCCAGGTACATAAGGTTTTTCGTGACGTTTCCGCTCATTTGCATGCTCCTGTGCCGCCGATTGACTCAGTTTCCCAGGCTTTGTTTCCAAGGATTTCAGTTTACGCTGTACTCCCTCGCAATCTCGCATTACACCTCTGAATTCAACGTCTCTATAAACAGGGAAATACTCAAATTGGGTGCAccctttttacaaaaaaacataacaatcgaaaacgaaaataaaacaaaaatctacaTTGAATTTCGGAAGTTAAGATAACGAAGAGCCATAAATATTGACGAGCAATCTTACTCATTCatatttatttcaatttcatctGCTACCTCACTCAGAGGG
Proteins encoded in this region:
- the LOC123471119 gene encoding uncharacterized protein LOC123471119, with protein sequence MSAASIESSASVLRQRALFSSVNPPPMLVATQLSAIKIIVHVVARPDHDLVPSRVRVHAQLPGFGLAAVRQTWLLPLKKRLTFLPLNPVRFLDESMERKWLRAKNLPKLKDFQETMLKSIQYQMMDSMRPMLHAWNQMRVDDPLLNSVESSLRLMGSAFANVSKLRRENVIRHVALSMKPLLKDPRAFSSRECERLFGSKFIDVMVKEVDDDAKLTKIGRDGGPSHSQNGGNSNRRNGGRIQSSYVSRKNQSSGFNKGGKSDKGNPYFRQMAQGANNRYVCSSHGFTPPIFLKMSPIQSHVGGRLRKCADAWLSLSDDQWILSTVNHGYAIDFVKPPVQHFTPSGCIMSIEMEIVCDQEITSLLAKAPRVFTKLLKPVVAYLRERGIRLIIYLDDLLILNQSRDDASLTGWGAVCDGSRSRGPWTKADADRHINELELLAAYFSLQAFAYASERVEDGARLERLDAAARQVQTTIEHLDCTNRPLCVGLERSASQFRELATATQSFGDQRIRIELAEVPRLRLSPICSHPTLLVQDKEREGGSCSRGPSLALSALVPPSIANVDRISSNSNPASTLVTLANARATPVNSVKEIPSSRVVIVRRRFESKGFSKETVDLLMECVRESTTASYESAWKNWVNWNHEQGSDPLSSSLITILQFLTDLANSNSSYSSVNTSRSMLSSTLDPIDGYKIGEHPTVVQLLKGCFNRKPPKARYNSLWDPEIVLIYLDSLPNNSDLGAAVLSKKLATLLALATISRVSEIMSISFHSLRFSPTAASFSLTRPKKAQHSGPLKSFVLPRFKGKCCPVECLVSYVAISREWRDPDSSALFLSIRRPHKPVGSSTLGRWIKTCLSDAGLDPSSFSAHSTRDAAASKAVKQGIPVDTVLKTANWSRESTFQKFYHRELVGTTVTEAVLTQISSE